GTGCTGGCGCCGAGCGTGGCGAGAGCGCCGGCGGTCAGGAAACCGCGCCGGCTGACGCCGGACCCACTGACGGATGCAACGTGCGTGATCAGATCTCTTTCGGTCATGTCGGCGCCCTTCGTGATCGTTGAGTGCTCTGGGACGGCTGCCGCGTCGAGGTGACGGGTCAGCCCTTGAGGTAGCTGTCGGCGAGGCCGGAGCTGATCCGGCGGTGGAAGAACATGACGAGCAGGATGACCGGCAGCACCGCGACGATGCCGGCAGCCGCCTGGTACGTGTAGGGCGGTTCGCCGCCGATTCCGGTGGGCGAGTTGATGTAGCCGATCCGCCGCGTGATCGTGACGGCACCGTGGTTGCCGAGCACGACGGCGAACAAGAACTCGTTCCAGACACTGATCAGGAGCAGTAGGCCGGTGGCAGCGATGCCGGAGCTCGCGGCCGGGACGGTGACCCGGAACAAGGTGCCGATGCGGGAACAGCCATCGATACGAGCCGACTTCTCCAGTGCCTCCGGCACGTTCTCGAAGATGGCCTTGAGCAGCCAGATGGCGAGGGGTAGGCAGAAGGCGACGTTGGCGATCACCAGACCTTGGATGGTGTCGGTCAGGCCCACATGGTTGTAGACCAGCAGCAGCGGGATCGCCAGCACGAGCGCCGGCACTGTGTAGGTGAACATCAGCAGGCCGATGATCACGTTCTTGCCGCGGATGCGCAGCCGCGCCAGCGGGTAGGCGGCAAGCGCACCCAGCAGCAGCGTGATCAGCGTGGTGGCGATCGTGACGACGAAGCTGACCTTGAACGAGGAGATCCACTCGTGGCTGGTGAACAGCTCGCGGTAGTGGCTGAAGTCCAGTCGCCACGTCGGGGTCGGCGGGCTGGAGGTCACCGCGCTCTCCGGCTGCAGGCTCGCAATGAGGATCCACAGCGTCGGCCCGACCGACCAGATGAGCAGCAGGACCACCGACACGCCCATTCCCAGCCGGCGCACGCGCGCGGGCACCAACCGGCGACGGCGCTTGGGCTCGGCGTAGTCGGTTCGCGGTAGCGCTGACACCGCACTCTGCGGCAGCGCGTGCAGCTGCATGTCGACGAGCTCGTCGTCGGTGACCTCGACCTTCGGCCGGCGGTTGCGGCCGAGGTAGGCCGCCGCCAGGCTGAAGACGATGATCACCGCCATCAGGAACAGCGCCAGCATCGCCGAGTAGCCGAGACTGAGATTGTTGAAGGCGGCGTTGTAGATGTAGTACGCGACCGTCGTGGTCTCCAGGCCGGGTCCACCACGCGTCAGCTGGAACAGCAGGTCGAAGACCTGAAGCGAGATGATGATCTGCAGGATCGTCGAGATGAACAGCGTGGTCCGGATGGCCGGCAACGTAACCGCACGGAACGCCTGCAGGCCGGTCGCGCCGTCCATCGCGGCCGCGCGATACAACGACGGCGGAATCGACTTCAACGCGCCGAGCATGATCAGCGCCAGCA
This genomic stretch from Jatrophihabitans cynanchi harbors:
- a CDS encoding ABC transporter permease, coding for MGSAVDTRERVTPLEPRRRLPGRLSRRIDYLSERKFAVLLFLPAGLLVALVAVPPIAAVFGMSLFRIELLRDGPDRYVALKNFHRLVADSNFTASIPRTMLFAIGTTVLTVPLALATALLMNKAKTRYSAGLSVALLLPWAIAPIVTGFFWRFMFQPSFGVITSILRALGIVHGPVAWLQDPGKAFGIAILATAWRSAPLLALIMLGALKSIPPSLYRAAAMDGATGLQAFRAVTLPAIRTTLFISTILQIIISLQVFDLLFQLTRGGPGLETTTVAYYIYNAAFNNLSLGYSAMLALFLMAVIIVFSLAAAYLGRNRRPKVEVTDDELVDMQLHALPQSAVSALPRTDYAEPKRRRRLVPARVRRLGMGVSVVLLLIWSVGPTLWILIASLQPESAVTSSPPTPTWRLDFSHYRELFTSHEWISSFKVSFVVTIATTLITLLLGALAAYPLARLRIRGKNVIIGLLMFTYTVPALVLAIPLLLVYNHVGLTDTIQGLVIANVAFCLPLAIWLLKAIFENVPEALEKSARIDGCSRIGTLFRVTVPAASSGIAATGLLLLISVWNEFLFAVVLGNHGAVTITRRIGYINSPTGIGGEPPYTYQAAAGIVAVLPVILLVMFFHRRISSGLADSYLKG